The following nucleotide sequence is from Pleurodeles waltl isolate 20211129_DDA chromosome 8, aPleWal1.hap1.20221129, whole genome shotgun sequence.
GTGCAGGAAGCATCTGAAGTGAGACTGGGCAATTCCTACAATACCCGAGATTGGCATAAAGGGCATTGGAAATCTGGAAAGAGTATAATAACCCACCTCAGTTGACAAACACTCAGGTCATGTTGTATCTCTCACAGAGAGGCAGTCTAGCTTCAAACATATACTGAGCATTGAGAGAAGACAAGAGaaggagtgcactgggcaccagagCTAAAAGGTTTGGGAACACAACTGAGCACCTTTTGGAAAAAGAATGTGAGGTGGCCTGCATGCAGGCTAAAACAAGTCTCTACTAACCCAAGGTTCAAACTGGTCCAGTTTAATGATTAATAACATCCCTAATATACTCTAAAGTAGTTTGCGGGCAGAGATCCCACACCTCTGGAAAGTCGAACTGGTATATAAATACACttgccctgatttaagaaaagtggcactgcacccagtgtagcgccacttttcttgcaccatatATTAGATACGgtgcatgtgtgcactgtatctaatatATGGCGCTCCATGGCAGTAGTAggagaactagcgtcaacattttgatgctagttcagagctttgcaggattaacataaaaaatgttgacactaatcatgcaaagcccattgaaacAATGGcatgcttccttttaatgcctgctctcctagatttctttgtgccattttttcggcccccttaaagggggaacaccccatttgcatacattatgcctggcgcaggcataacgtagcgcaaagagttacaaagtggtgcagtgcatacattgcgccactttgtaaatttggcacagcagttttggcctcattgggccacattagcataaaaaacattatgttaatgttgcgcaaggaggcgctagggcctcttaagtCAGCCCCACTGTCTTTTGTTCAAGGCAGCGCAATGTTGGATTGCTCTACAAAGGATGAAACCCTGTGGCCTGCAGATACAAGTACTGCCAAGAGACATGATTGAGTGGGCAAAAACAGACAAGTGACAAAGGAAAGCAACTCAAAAAGACAACAAGTTGTCAGAAGATCTAGAGACATTGGTAAAATGACACAGAAGTGGATAAACACAACTGACAGAGGGCTGCCCTGAAGTAACAAAATGCAAAACTAGACACAGGATGAATAAAAAATAGTGGCCTATttcggagtttggcagacaggttaccctgtcacaaacgtAATGGCTATCCCATCCTCTATATTAAAACTGCATTATATCTAATGGCACTTCTAATACaatggacggaatatccatcacatttgtgatggagtaaactgtcggccaaactctaaatcatgctctaggtctgttaacagaaacagagaaGCACTCAGTGGAGATAACATATATATCTAGAATGGTAATGTTTAGGTACATTGTTGCCTTAAGCCAGAAAACTATGTATAATTgtgagaaaaaaaggggaaaaaaagaaggaGTGACTATTACAATGCTGACAGGTAGTAATAAGAAATCAGTCTGGCGTTTGCAGCCCGAAGCTTGTATTGGAATAACTGCTTTTGATTGTGCCTCAACTTAAAAAAGACAATTTAACAATGAAATCATCTTGCCCCAGGAGAGAGGGTGAATGGGGTTATCGAGTCAAATTTTATTGAGGAGTCAAATGAGATATATCTGTAGACCTGTGTTGGGCACCGACCCTCTGATGGATCGCAAGGTGATTTTTCGTGGATCCAgagagtccaagcaataaataaagaggcCTTCGAATTGtgaatttatcttgtcacatttgctatgcttcaaagaaagcagtcaaatgtcaggctacatCTTTTGATAAATTGCTGCTTATGTGCTTAACATGGAGATCAGTGCTTACAAACTCCTCTGATTagtaaaaggaaaggaaagtgaattatgtgacaatcttgctgggctacagggagtgtgaaaagaaaggttgtaggatatatatatttttttataaaacacaacaaaaagtaaaTACCTGTAAGTGACCTATACATATTCAGCAGtcaggaaagaaaaaataaaccacattttttgtaatttcgAAGTGTGATGGGAAGAAAGATGTTAATAGGACCAAATCAAGACTCCTtaattggtgatgcacaaatgataaatattcactgagccCTAAGCTCCACACTTtaacatttgtgtgcaatatagttttgccAGTAAATCTGTATGtcagtgcaaatttagtggccatttcgatGGGCAATGTACTGTCTATAaatgacagagtgctaccacacaatgcttaaGTTAAAATAAAGAATCACCCTCCTCATGTACAGTAATGCTAGATGGGTCTCACTTTGTTCCTGGTTCTGAAAAGTTTTGGAAGCACTACTATAGACTTATAAACAGAGAAGCGGCATGGAAATGCCCTTGGGAGCCACAAGTATAATATGGAAGAAAGTAATAGGAGTAGAAGAAGGGAGGATAGAATGAGACCTTGACATCTAGGTCTTTGCCAGATAaattataaacaaaaaatattaaCACTTTCAAGAGATGAAGAGGGAGAAGCCAAATGAGGTGGCTGCTTGTGTAAATATAGCTGTGTGAGTGTTTGGAGTAGTGACAATAATAGACAACTTCACATGAATAACAGTCTGCTGAAGAGCAGATTGTGTGGCTCAACAAACAAGAATTGGCAACATCACCAAGCCTGGGTTTGACACAGAACAGCAAGTTGCACAGATGCAAATAGAACCAGTGCTCACTGAAATACAGATCAAAGCCAAAATGTGTTTGATAATCTGGAATGCCATTTTCTTGCAATGATGCAACTCTAATTGGTCAATCTTGCATTAAACGTAGAAAGCTTTCACTAGCCAATCTCACAACACAGCCTTCTGTAGCAAAATGGAAAATGCATATGGTTGAAAATATGCTACATTCAGGACTAGTCAGCTAGGGCGCTATACCTTACTAAATAGGAAACTACCCCAAGACCGTCATCTCATATTAGAAAAGCGCTTTCCTTGAATAGAATCCTGGAGATGCAGGAGAAATCCTGAATGCTCTGCAAGCTCTGAGGATTTGCATTGAGGAGAAATGATGTCAAATTTGCTGCAAAAGATTCCTAAAATAGGGTCATCCAAATTGAAAGGAAACCAGACCCTTAGGAGTAGACTGAAAATACTGCAGTTGCAGTTGCAGAGACACATCATGAGCCAGGCATGGGAAAGTAAACAATGGAAGATGGAGCTGGTAAAGGAAATGAAGGGAAAGGAAATGTCTTGATAAAGCCAGGGCACAAATAGTTCCAAACTCTAATTAAGCACAAAGGAAATTTCATGATCATTAGCATCACAAGGTTTTCTATAAGAGAACCAGAAGAAGCACAGAGGAGTAAGGTGTTAGACAAGCTCACTCTAATATTAGGAGCAAAATAGTTTTTTATAAGTGACCTGAAATTCCTCAAGTGAACATCAATCTTGAAATGGTTAAGAGAGAAAGATAGCATAATAGTCAGTGCTTcatttgtcaggaggccactgcgcATTGCACGTTGCACCACTCATTACTCCAGCCACCACTGCCAATGACAGAACAAAAACAACTATAATTCAGACATTTTCCAGGtccccaaagctgtaagaatgacATAGGCAAACGGTattagttattttttatttatatctcTAATTTCAACACACTGCACCACCATGTGAAAGACTATCATAAGTACTGGTGCTGTCAATTAAGCCAAGCACCAAAATCCACTGGCTCAAATTATCCACTAATAATAGTAGGTGGGGCAAGCAGAACCTaatatattttcaaaattgtaatttaaaatcgggCTTCACCATAAGGtagaatttttcattacaattccaaagacagcaaacttgaacTGGTTACTTGTTCTCATTTgaaaattatagcttattaaatataacaagGTAAATGAAAGATTagactatgagagaaataggccttgcagtagtgaaaaacgaatttaatagttttttactatgaggacatgaaaaacataaaattacaggtcctaccttttaaatacaccacatCCAGCCCTCTTGGCTGTCCAAGGACTATCCTAGGggcaacttatatgtattaaaaagtaagggtCAGGCgtagcaaaagggttattttgacaattcgaaatgtcagttaaaaactgcacacacagagattgcaatggcaggcctgagccatgtttaaaggcttacttaagtggatggcacaatcagtgctgcaggccctctagtagcatttaatatacatgcTCTGGgtgcatgtagtgccactttactagaaacatacgagtaaattaaataggcctttTGGGATTAAGCCAAAGTTACCCTGTTTTaagaagtgagcacatgcacttcaacactggttagcagtggtaaagtgtgcagagtcctaaggccagcacaaacaaaatcagcaaaaatggatgaggaaggcaaaaatttgggggaagaccaccctaaggctgacaagcctaacatgtgccccccagctgaaagtggggtgaACTACCCAACCACTTGGGATTTCtgatcactaaggcagaaaaacctagAGAGATCATCAGAATTATTGTGGTCTGACCAGGACTGTGTAACACagtaaagtccattctctgtagagagatggaccacctcaacagttagcGATTTTCACCTGTGCATTAGCACATCTGAGGGGCTTGTGGCCTGTCTGAACTGAGAAGTTAGTCCTAATcaggtatgatctcagcttcttcagtgcccaaaccacagcaaaggcctccttttcAATCTCACTCCAACTATGTTCCCATGGAAGTAACCTtcggctaatgaaggctactggttagtCTAGGCCCTCCCAATCACCTCtaacaccagcatcttggagacctccttctTGATACTGGCCCTGACCTTGTCTGACATcttgtaaattttgtttttaacaggcggactgtctccagtgtcaatttcatggacgcacaggtgtgtgactccaggTGTGTTGAAAAACAGTGAGAAGAACTGCCtcagcaactggtgacagtcactctgctgttctggggtcagagtAGGGAAGAGGTTGAAACGGTCTACTGACCCCATCTTGCTCTTGGGcagaaaggaggtcagggagaggcacgctctcctcttccaccccttcATCTGTCACCAAGAGCATGCTAACTTCAGATCTTTGAAAAAGTGGTTTGAGAcatttcacatggagcacccttaagggGTTTCTAGGGATCTTAAGATCCACCAGGTAGGTagacttccccttccactccttcaCATCTTATGAGCCTGTTCAGCAACCCTGGATAGCTCTGGGATCCACAGGCTCCAGGAGCCACTCTTTcttgccaggttgaaactctacaagAGTGGCCTACTGGTCAGACCAGAGTTCATAACTTTttgactggcctcaagattgctttttgccttcttccagaAGCCATGCATCGGGTTGtgaagggccagcatgtagctgaccacatcctgaaggGGCTTCCTGAGAGCTTGATCCCACCTCTCTCTGACAGGCTAAAAGGTAACCTAACAAGGTAGCCATAGAGGAGTTCTAATGAGTTAACCCAATCCGCTTCTgtagcacctccctgtaggcaaagagaaggaatGTCAGGAGAATGTCCCACTTAAGCCTTACAGGCATGGGTAGGTGCATAATCCTGCCCTTTAGGGTCTTGCTGAATTTCTTGACAAAACTATTTTTTTGGGGGTGATAGAGTGTGGAGAACTTCTAAGTTACTCTAGActaatcccacatggacttcatgtatgctgacatgaactTAGTGCCTCTCCCAGACAttacctctttggggaaccccatgtagGTAAAAAATCCCCATCAGAgccctggccactgcaggtgcaatTATtaacctcagagggatggcctctaggTAGTGAGTGGTGAGGTTCCCTATGACCAAGATCAACCTGTTGACTAAAGCAGTCTTGGGATCCAAGGGTCCAACAATGTAGATGTCCACCCTCTCAAAGGTAGTGGCAACAACAAGTAATGGGGTCAAGGGAGCCctgagctttttccctgacttcctacTGGCCTGGCAAATGGGACAGGCCCTTCAGAAAGTATCTGAAGCCATCTTCATTCTGGGTCAAGAGAACTGGGCAACAAACCTGGTGCCAAatcttgtcttgccccagatgtcctgccagggttatatcatgagccaaccccattaGGAAGGCCCTGTTACACTGGGGGACCACGaacacacaggctgccccaggtcCAGGAACCATAGCCTCATAatttaggagatcattctcccaatgggTAGGGTGATTTCCAGAAGTATTCCTGCTGCCTTGTCCTTGGCTTGCCACCTCAAGCCTTCTAGAGTTGGGCACTCTTTCTACttgttgcagaattcctccctggtgagcCCACCCTCAACCTGCCAACCAGCAACTCACACAGGTCACCGAGGGCAGCAATGttttccccggttggctcaggagcATCCTCCTCAGTCGCCCAATCAACCTGGACCATGGGAACTTGAGAGGCTGGTTACCTGCGTCCCTTGCTCCCACTCTTCTTGGCAGCTGCCtggaccattattccaggctcccaGTTCCCTAGACTCTCTTCCCAGGCAGCCTTGAGCCATGTGGTCATACCCACCccattcaggcaatcccaacatctccaagtgtggccTGAACTTTACCTCCTTCCAGATAGTATGCTCCAAGTAATTGCTCAACAATCTAcacgtgcaaaaagaacagatgatgtatggaatgctggacaaatcaaacattcacacctgtaacagatctgggttaaatatatctttttttttcttgtaatgccattccagtttggacccagccacatgcaaattagtcttgatcctgccccaatgggaatagtccagcccgaactaccaggccaggtcctccctggaccagaaacaagcatcctgggactcgtttcggagtatcacccctcatcagccaggcttacttgaatatggtggcatagcaagcatggggcccacatctgggtatacccttcccacttaaggtgacaaatgcaaaaaaaacagatgatggacggaatgctgaataaatCAAACATTTAACCCCAAACACAGATCAGGGTTAAATCAGGgttttatatgcaaatcagtcttgaccctgctccccatgggaacagtccagcccaagcagccaggccaggtcctccccggaccagaaacaagcatcctgggaccggcttcgcAATATAATctctcatcagcctggctagcttgaatcctgtggtatAGTAAGcttgggacccacgcctgggcataccctttccacttacaggccaggtcctctctggaccagaaacaagcatcctgcgactggtttcggagtatcaccgctcatcaaccaggctagcttgaatctggtggcatagggagcatgggacccacgtctgggcctaccctccCTGCTCAAGGTGGCAAATTCAAAAAGAACATTaaagttaaatccattgttttttgcttgtcatgtcattccagtttgcaccccgccatatgcaaatcagtccagaCCCTgcttccatgggaacagtccagcccaaactgccaggccaggtcttgccTAGAACAGAgtatgggaccggtttcagggtatcacccctcatcagccaggctagcttgaatcaataGGCATAGTGAGCAGGGGGCCCACGTctttgcatacccttcccacttaggtcaaaaaatgcaaaaagaacagatgatggacgcaatGATGAACATATCaggcattcacccccagtaacagatctgggttaaatctattggttttttgcttgccatgtcattccagtttggacccagccatatgcaaatcagtctgggccCTGCTATCCATGGGAGCAGCCCAGCCTGAGCAGCCATGCTAGGTCCTCCTAAGACCAGAAactagcattctgggaccggtttcggggtaccaCCCCTCatttgccaggctagcttgaatccaatagcATAGTAagcaacaatctacaggcatgtcaGGGCTTACAGCTACTTTTCGAGAACCTGAAACtcctcccactcaaagggaaccaaagcAATCACTAGATGAGTTTCTCAGTTGtgtgcgactatgacttggtgcaaTGTgttagggaggacctgctctgaGGACTCCAACAGGACACCTTACACTAGTCATGCggctcttagagcctccacccattgcccgtTGATGATGATCCACTGCCTGTACTTAGAAGTGTTAGTAAGCTTTTGCTACCATCTCCTTATACCCCAGGGAGACTAGTTTCAGCTCTTTCTGCTCCTCAGAGTTAATTGGGACCATTTCTTCCCAAGTGCTACAGTCCTCAACTCAGGTGTCTGCCCACCGGCGGGGCTTTGCTTTCTTGGGGCATTTGGTGTCTCTTTTGGAGTGCCCATACTTGTAATACTCATTGGGGGATAAATCTACCTGTCTGTTTATCAAAGCATCCCTTTTTCACTGGCTCAGGCTGGGACTAGTTAGCACTGTTCTTTGGTAATTTGTTTGGGGCCTTTTTAGAACTCCTTACTTTaaagtttttctcccccttttttcttcatttAGGACCCCGCCCTCCCTGTTGGGAGTCCCCAGGATGGCTTATGGCTTTTTGGACACTCTAGTGCAGACCCAGAGTCCCTCCTCTTCGCAAGCTTCCTAGAGTCAGTCAGCTTCTgtccactaggtgctggtgcagctctgtaaaacaaatagtGAGCATGTTCTCCCTGAGAATCAAGTTCTAGAGCCCATCATAGTCATtgactttgctgcccctcacccagccctttgGTACCCTGCTGGAGTAGTCCAAGAAATCCACCCAAGACTGATTCTGCAGCTGAAACTGACTCTCTGCCTTCCTGTCCacaagctcctctggggacaggccatGAGAGAATACACTGCTTCCTGCTGTAGCAGAGAACTCTACTTCAAAAGAGGGGTCTTCCTCCTCCACTGAAGACTATATTTCAACATTTATGTTCAGGTCCTGAtccttctcatcctcatcctcttgccTCTCTGTGGCTGTCAGTGACTAGTGGACCTCCCACTAGGCCCTCAGAGGTGTCCACCGCTCCAACTTCTTGGTAGCCTTCTTGGTGGGGAGCCTCCTTTCCTGCCAGAACTGCTTGAGCTCAACCAGAGTGTAACTTTCCAAGGTGGCCAGCTTGATCTCCATCactgcagacagacagacaggtagCAAAGAAAGCagatttgaaaaaacaaaagtagCCAATCAAGGAAAATTTGAATAAGCTCCATTTGGTCTTAAATTATTCATATTGGGTGGTAGTGTAACACCTAATTACTGTATGGCATTACACAAACACGGGTCTAAAGCCTCATTGAGGGggtaaaacccttctcaagcagcaactacagttCTTCTCCGGGTGAGGACCGAGcaaaccctaaattatcctgtgctcaaccttcaGGTAGTTTGGAACAGAGCAGTTAGgcctaactcagaggcaatgtgtaaagtatttgtgcaagacttcaaacaataacacagtggaaGCACAACACAAAAGAAGCCCACAGCAGAGTTAGAAAAGGATACATCCAAGGGCTTGTGGCGGAATTGAGGGGGCCTGCATTAGGCCAGCAATTGACAGCACATTCATGGATATTAAGATGTTATGGAATACCATGAAAACTATTATATTCATTAGCTGCACATTGGTAAACCCCCTTACGGGTTTACCAGCGTGCAGCTAAGGATTCATACAAAGTTGTCTGTGCTTTTAGTGTTTGAGATATGGAAAATGTTAATTTGTTTGGCACTTGTCTTAATGGTATTCTGGTTGTATGGGCATTATTTGCTTTGGAAATGGAAGTAATACTACATTTATTATGGAATATTTGCAGTGATGTGATCTCCTTCCACCTATGTGGTTTTATCAGTAGTTGCACATatattgtatttaatattttatttatttctttcgttctagaaatgccactgtctgcacaaagAGGAGAGCAAGGCCCACAGGGAGAGCCTGGAGCAAGAGGGCCACCTGGGCCTCCAGGACCACCAGGTCATGGGCTTCCAGGACTAAAGGGAAAACCAGGTCCACAGGGCCCAGCAGGCTATCCAGGTGTTGGCAAACCAGGAATGCCAGGAATGCCTGGAAAACCTGGTGGTATGGGAATGACAGGGCCAAAAGgtgaacaagggccaaagggagaGAAGGGACACATGGGACTGCCAGGGCCACAGGGGCCTTCTGGTCCACCAGGTCTTCCGGGAATTGGAAAGCCAGGTAACCAGGGATTGCCTGGACAACCGGGGCAACGAGGGGAACCAGGACTGAAAGGACATCTAGGAAATCCTGGTATTCCAGGGCCCAAGGGAGACAAAGGAGTTGGAATGCCAGGCTTGCCAGGACTGAAAGGTCATCCTGGGCTGCCTGGCCCACCAGGCCCAGCAGGACTTCCAGGAATTGGAAAACCAGGAGTAAATGGGATTCCAGGACACCAAGGACCAGCAGGCAAACCTGGACCACAGGGTGAGCCAGGTCTGCAAGGCCCAGTGGGTCAACCAGGACCACAGGGACTCCCTGGCATTCCAGGAATTGGAAAACCAGGTCAAGATGGACTTCCTGGCCAAAATGGATTCCCTGGtgggaagggtgagcaggggcctccAGGTCCACCTGGAGCTCCTGGTTTACCAGGTATTGGCAAGGCTGGTTTACCAGGTCCAAAaggtgaccagggtgtgggtgggcTTCCTGGAGTCCTTGGGCCAAAAGGTGAGAAAGGCCATGTTGGTGAACCAGGAATAGCTGGTCCTCCAGGAGAACCAGGCCCATTTGGGCAACCTGGTGCAGTAGGCCCACCAGGGGTAAACGGGTTCCCAGGACCTAAAGGGGAAGGTGGGGCAGAAGGACCTCTTGGCCCAGTTGGCTCTAAAGGTGAAACAGGGTTACCAGGTCTACCAGGAAAACAAGGGTTTCCAGGTGAAGTAGGACCCCAAGGTGTAAGAGGGCTACCAGGACCAATTGGACCAAAAGGGGAAGGTGGTGATAGGGGTCCACAAGGTCTTCCTGGTGGTTCTGGAGCACCTGGATCTAAAGGTGATGTAGGAATCCCAGGAGACCAAGGCCCACAAGGCCCCCCTGGAATCCCAGGAATTATTGGACCAGGTGGTCCAATTGGAGAGCCTGGACCTCCAGGGCCAAAAGGTGAACAGGGTGTGGGAGGAAACCCTGGGCTTCCTGGGGTAGGAGCACCTGGTTTAACAGGACCAGAAGGGCCACCTGGAAAACCAGGACCTTTGGGTCTTACAGGACAGCCCGGGCCACCTGGCCCTCCTGGACCTCCTGGTATGCCTGGCCTTCCTGTAGTTATTCCACCAACACCGCCAAGCATGGGGCAATATTTGCCAGAGATGGGACCAGCAATTGATGGAGTGAAAAGTCCACCAgactacaaaaacaaaaaaggaaaacatggaGGAGTAATTTATGAGATGCCAGCATTTACAGCATCAATAATGACACCTTTCCCACCAGTTGGAACGCCAGTGAAGTTTAACAAATTGTTATACAATGGTAGACAGAACTACAACCCACACACTGGCATCTTTACCTGTGAAATTCCAGGAGTTTACTACTTTGCCTATCATGTTCATTGCAAAGGCGCAAATGTGTGGGTGGCTCTATACAAAAACAATGATCCAGTAATGTACACATATGATGAATACAAGAAAGGGTTCCTTGATCAAGCTTCTGGAAGTGCAGTCCTACAGCTCATGCATGGGGACAACGTGTATATTCAGATGCCATCAGAACAAGCTTCAGGACTCTACGCTGGAGAATATGTTCACTCATCATTCTCTGGATATTTATTGTATCCTATGTAAAAATGGAAAAGGATAACAAGAAAAACTATGAACACTTATTGGTTCACAATTTTATATCAATGAAACCTAAAGATAATACAATTTGGATCATATCATACAAAATAAAGCATCAGTGAAGCCATCTACGATAATCACGGTGTGATATATGAGCAGTGTGAGGGTCCTACTCACAGCGGTTCTCAGATCAGAACAATATTGGCACCTGCGCTGGCCAGATTTATGCAAACCCTTAGTGAATTCTGTCTGTGTGCCAACTCATTCTGCAATGACTGAAATGCAGAAACAGTCATTATCACTTGACTAGTGTCTGATATAAATACAAGGTATAGCCATCTGTGTATCTCTATCACTAGTATTTGTTAGCGGAACATTTGAGCCTGTTGGAGCCACAGCATCGCACATTATATTTTCCAGCTATAAACTCTTGACTACTTTGGATTCATTAAGATGTCAAGGGAAATTATAACACCTTGTCTGATTCGTCATTGGTGTCCTTTTTGTCCCTAATGAACTGaggaaaaataatatatatgtaaatgttttatttgtatatCTATCTGACACATTTACCTCTTGCATTCACCACAGATAGATGTATAGATTTGTATATGTACATGGAAAATCAGAGCACAAATTAGGATTGAATAGTGAAAAGTGCTCTGGCGGCAAGGGGTTGTTTACGTTTACATCTGAACACGTAATGttaaatatgccaaaagcatcatatgcaaagcaagagtaaagtaATAGAGCAAAGCATATCACTAGAATGGCAATGCATTTATTTTTGTCAAAGGGGGCCCACATTTCTGTATGAGCACAAACAAACCTCCTCAATTCGATATGCAAATCCAAAAAACATGCAATGTACTGTACGATCAAGCCTGGTGCTAAATCTGTAGCAAATACACTTTCTGCAAAATGTATaagttaagaattaaaatgcagtgCAATCATTTGTTTCTTTTGCGTA
It contains:
- the COL8A1 gene encoding collagen alpha-1(VIII) chain isoform X2, which codes for MALSLHPTQLVALTVAVHLLLLETTHAGAYYGMKQMPPQVPQYQAHSQHLPHLPFGKESPPVGHKGKDMAHLPYGKEMPHIPQYGKEFPQLPMLGKEIMPRKDGRGNQEMPLSAQRGEQGPQGEPGARGPPGPPGPPGHGLPGLKGKPGPQGPAGYPGVGKPGMPGMPGKPGGMGMTGPKGEQGPKGEKGHMGLPGPQGPSGPPGLPGIGKPGNQGLPGQPGQRGEPGLKGHLGNPGIPGPKGDKGVGMPGLPGLKGHPGLPGPPGPAGLPGIGKPGVNGIPGHQGPAGKPGPQGEPGLQGPVGQPGPQGLPGIPGIGKPGQDGLPGQNGFPGGKGEQGPPGPPGAPGLPGIGKAGLPGPKGDQGVGGLPGVLGPKGEKGHVGEPGIAGPPGEPGPFGQPGAVGPPGVNGFPGPKGEGGAEGPLGPVGSKGETGLPGLPGKQGFPGEVGPQGVRGLPGPIGPKGEGGDRGPQGLPGGSGAPGSKGDVGIPGDQGPQGPPGIPGIIGPGGPIGEPGPPGPKGEQGVGGNPGLPGVGAPGLTGPEGPPGKPGPLGLTGQPGPPGPPGPPGMPGLPVVIPPTPPSMGQYLPEMGPAIDGVKSPPDYKNKKGKHGGVIYEMPAFTASIMTPFPPVGTPVKFNKLLYNGRQNYNPHTGIFTCEIPGVYYFAYHVHCKGANVWVALYKNNDPVMYTYDEYKKGFLDQASGSAVLQLMHGDNVYIQMPSEQASGLYAGEYVHSSFSGYLLYPM
- the COL8A1 gene encoding collagen alpha-1(VIII) chain isoform X1, with product MLAAVDQNTSSVLPSRPSRAPLPGPARSKALICKQLKLVCLPEKSVNSRPGRLENRCIVLPSGQRFIMALSLHPTQLVALTVAVHLLLLETTHAGAYYGMKQMPPQVPQYQAHSQHLPHLPFGKESPPVGHKGKDMAHLPYGKEMPHIPQYGKEFPQLPMLGKEIMPRKDGRGNQEMPLSAQRGEQGPQGEPGARGPPGPPGPPGHGLPGLKGKPGPQGPAGYPGVGKPGMPGMPGKPGGMGMTGPKGEQGPKGEKGHMGLPGPQGPSGPPGLPGIGKPGNQGLPGQPGQRGEPGLKGHLGNPGIPGPKGDKGVGMPGLPGLKGHPGLPGPPGPAGLPGIGKPGVNGIPGHQGPAGKPGPQGEPGLQGPVGQPGPQGLPGIPGIGKPGQDGLPGQNGFPGGKGEQGPPGPPGAPGLPGIGKAGLPGPKGDQGVGGLPGVLGPKGEKGHVGEPGIAGPPGEPGPFGQPGAVGPPGVNGFPGPKGEGGAEGPLGPVGSKGETGLPGLPGKQGFPGEVGPQGVRGLPGPIGPKGEGGDRGPQGLPGGSGAPGSKGDVGIPGDQGPQGPPGIPGIIGPGGPIGEPGPPGPKGEQGVGGNPGLPGVGAPGLTGPEGPPGKPGPLGLTGQPGPPGPPGPPGMPGLPVVIPPTPPSMGQYLPEMGPAIDGVKSPPDYKNKKGKHGGVIYEMPAFTASIMTPFPPVGTPVKFNKLLYNGRQNYNPHTGIFTCEIPGVYYFAYHVHCKGANVWVALYKNNDPVMYTYDEYKKGFLDQASGSAVLQLMHGDNVYIQMPSEQASGLYAGEYVHSSFSGYLLYPM